In Escherichia ruysiae, a genomic segment contains:
- a CDS encoding TOPRIM and DUF927 domain-containing protein produces the protein MTIQTVTQISAAARGKWPVILHMLRIDVPENGRHGPCPKCGGKDRFRLDDLDGRGTWICSQCGNGDGLDLVKLVTGYNVRKAAQQVAQVLNVPDVQELPVKPARQKAPKRDMSLTVATLMKESHTGESAYLAGKGFAGYPASLTGSVQHISGKDFPAGSLLLPLTTNTGAVTGAQLIAPTGEKSILPGSTMKGAFVSLSPLPSEPPVQVVITEGYATALTVSQLTAGCVVAAISAGNLPNVAQSLRARWPEVKIIIAGDNDFQDGGENPGRAFAERAAKAVGGWMTLPPGEIKADWNDFHREHGITRAREAFRNGLVLCGEGRTQLPHGFRLTQEYLWYEKQVQRNGETEIQNVKICSPLRVTAITCDADGGNFGRLLEWEDTWGERRRWAMPMEMLSGSGEELRRVLLVNGLSYISTTGEARARLMEYISLCKPERRVTCVSRTGWHGQVYVLQDEVSGEGAEGVILQTTSVQGRDFRVSGTTEEWRENVSRYCTGNSRVAFAVSLAFAAPLLRLVGMDGGGYHLKGESTDGKTTTMKAATSVCGGPDYWQTWRATGNALEGCASRRNDAAMMLDEIREVDGREAGNIAYMLANGQGKGRAGTDGELRTRKQWRLLFFSTGELSLTEHAAKAGERTFAGMEVRMIQIPSDSGKFGVFEELHGFDSGKALAEHLEWATSCYYGSPFREWLKALTADLNGLTAQAKSLMKEYAAALTPKDAGNQVGRAVNRFALVAMAGELATRLGITGWPEGEALRATRVCLNAWLKERGHTANQEDIAALEQVRSFFTANQYSRFADWYDERNRPANMVGWRRVEKGSTAQGTEAVTTFYVMPSGWKEICRGFDPRKVARLCADRGYLLPSTDGKLQTTIRPPEMNPRRLYVFNSEVPG, from the coding sequence ATGACAATACAGACGGTTACGCAGATTTCAGCCGCCGCGCGGGGGAAATGGCCCGTTATTCTGCATATGCTGCGTATTGATGTACCTGAAAACGGCAGGCACGGTCCCTGCCCGAAATGTGGGGGCAAGGATCGTTTTCGCCTCGATGACCTTGACGGGCGCGGGACGTGGATCTGCAGCCAGTGTGGCAATGGTGACGGTCTGGATCTGGTTAAGCTCGTAACCGGCTACAACGTCAGAAAGGCTGCGCAGCAGGTGGCGCAGGTGCTTAATGTGCCGGATGTGCAGGAACTGCCTGTTAAGCCTGCCAGACAAAAAGCCCCTAAACGCGACATGAGCCTTACCGTGGCGACGCTGATGAAAGAGAGCCACACGGGAGAAAGTGCCTATCTGGCAGGAAAAGGGTTCGCCGGATACCCGGCCTCTCTGACCGGAAGCGTGCAGCATATCAGCGGTAAGGATTTTCCTGCCGGTTCCCTGCTGTTACCACTCACGACCAACACCGGAGCCGTGACCGGTGCACAGCTTATCGCCCCGACGGGTGAAAAAAGCATACTGCCCGGCAGCACGATGAAAGGCGCGTTTGTGTCGCTCAGCCCGTTACCGTCTGAACCACCGGTACAGGTGGTGATTACCGAAGGTTACGCTACGGCGCTGACGGTAAGCCAGCTCACTGCCGGATGCGTAGTGGCTGCCATATCTGCGGGCAACCTGCCCAATGTGGCGCAGTCGCTGCGGGCACGCTGGCCTGAGGTAAAAATTATCATCGCCGGTGATAACGATTTTCAGGACGGGGGGGAGAATCCCGGCAGAGCCTTTGCTGAACGGGCGGCAAAAGCTGTTGGCGGCTGGATGACGCTGCCACCAGGAGAGATTAAGGCTGACTGGAATGACTTTCATCGGGAGCACGGTATTACCCGTGCCCGTGAAGCCTTTCGCAACGGTCTGGTACTGTGCGGGGAAGGCCGCACGCAACTGCCGCACGGGTTCCGTCTTACCCAGGAATATCTCTGGTATGAAAAGCAGGTACAGCGCAACGGTGAGACGGAGATCCAGAACGTCAAAATATGCAGCCCGCTGCGCGTGACGGCAATCACCTGCGATGCCGATGGCGGTAACTTCGGACGACTGCTGGAATGGGAAGATACGTGGGGTGAGCGTCGCCGCTGGGCGATGCCGATGGAAATGCTGAGCGGCAGTGGTGAGGAACTGCGCCGGGTACTGCTTGTTAACGGGCTGTCTTATATCAGCACCACCGGTGAGGCACGCGCACGCCTGATGGAATATATCTCACTGTGTAAACCGGAACGTCGCGTGACCTGCGTCAGCCGTACTGGCTGGCATGGTCAGGTTTACGTCCTGCAGGATGAGGTCAGCGGTGAAGGTGCAGAGGGTGTCATTCTCCAGACCACTTCCGTGCAGGGGCGTGATTTCCGCGTGTCGGGCACAACAGAGGAATGGCGGGAGAACGTATCCCGCTACTGTACCGGCAACTCCCGCGTGGCATTTGCTGTCAGCCTGGCCTTTGCTGCACCACTGTTACGGCTGGTTGGTATGGACGGCGGCGGCTACCACCTCAAAGGGGAATCGACAGACGGTAAGACCACCACCATGAAAGCGGCAACCTCCGTCTGCGGCGGGCCTGACTACTGGCAGACATGGCGGGCCACCGGCAACGCGCTGGAGGGATGTGCCAGCCGCCGCAACGATGCCGCCATGATGCTTGATGAGATCCGGGAAGTTGACGGACGCGAGGCAGGCAATATCGCCTACATGCTGGCAAACGGTCAGGGCAAGGGTCGTGCCGGTACGGACGGTGAACTGCGTACCCGTAAGCAGTGGCGCCTGTTGTTCTTTTCAACTGGCGAGTTATCTCTGACCGAACATGCGGCAAAGGCCGGTGAGCGTACTTTTGCCGGGATGGAAGTCAGGATGATCCAGATCCCCAGCGATTCCGGGAAGTTTGGCGTTTTTGAGGAGCTGCACGGCTTCGACAGCGGCAAGGCTCTGGCAGAGCATCTTGAATGGGCCACGTCCTGCTACTACGGTTCGCCGTTCCGGGAGTGGCTGAAAGCACTGACCGCTGATCTTAACGGACTAACGGCACAGGCAAAATCGTTGATGAAGGAATATGCTGCCGCCCTGACTCCGAAAGATGCAGGCAATCAGGTGGGCCGGGCTGTGAACCGCTTTGCACTGGTGGCGATGGCAGGTGAACTGGCAACCCGTCTGGGTATCACCGGCTGGCCTGAGGGTGAAGCATTGCGGGCAACCCGCGTCTGCCTGAACGCATGGCTGAAAGAGCGCGGGCACACCGCCAATCAGGAAGATATCGCCGCACTGGAGCAGGTTCGCAGTTTCTTTACCGCGAATCAGTACAGCCGCTTTGCAGACTGGTATGACGAGCGCAACCGTCCCGCCAATATGGTGGGCTGGCGCAGGGTGGAGAAAGGCAGTACCGCGCAGGGCACGGAAGCTGTCACTACGTTTTATGTCATGCCGTCCGGCTGGAAAGAAATCTGCAGGGGATTTGACCCGCGCAAGGTGGCGCGTCTGTGCGCAGATCGTGGATACCTGCTGCCCTCCACTGATGGCAAACTCCAGACAACCATTCGCCCGCCAGAGATGAATCCCCGCAGGCTCTATGTCTTCAACAGCGAGGTGCCGGGTTAA
- a CDS encoding phage polarity suppression protein, producing the protein MNNTAVNNNLSTFPAVTQRALETMNTARNAWLEARRQQKAAADNIATIRQRRAEMESTTNTLNEEWRTLFRESQGVVSKEMKKLRTEIALGRETLEDFDELLAAQESENALLPQKAAELAGKYIHAHNILVDIRAKQIWEDFMQSHGKALIQTLSLLKSTMGREASAVVGVVNSVNDPDTVLKDFIHKHITRPALANDAMPEQDPVFKLAGVAPDYAARLDFSNQLSPAAMHKIKVRQELAEKEKAV; encoded by the coding sequence ATGAACAACACCGCAGTGAATAACAACCTTTCCACTTTTCCGGCTGTAACGCAGCGGGCACTGGAAACCATGAACACAGCCAGAAACGCATGGCTTGAAGCACGTCGTCAGCAGAAAGCGGCAGCGGATAATATTGCGACAATCCGCCAGCGCCGCGCTGAAATGGAATCCACGACGAATACACTGAATGAGGAGTGGCGCACGCTGTTTCGTGAAAGTCAGGGCGTGGTCTCAAAGGAAATGAAAAAACTGCGCACGGAAATTGCGCTGGGACGAGAAACGCTTGAGGATTTTGATGAGCTGCTGGCGGCTCAGGAAAGCGAAAATGCACTTTTGCCGCAGAAAGCTGCGGAATTAGCCGGAAAGTATATCCACGCGCATAACATTCTTGTGGATATTCGCGCAAAACAAATCTGGGAGGATTTTATGCAGTCGCATGGAAAAGCGCTTATTCAGACGCTGAGCCTGCTTAAATCCACAATGGGCCGGGAAGCCAGTGCCGTTGTGGGTGTGGTGAATTCAGTTAATGACCCGGACACAGTGCTGAAAGACTTTATTCATAAACATATCACCAGACCGGCTCTGGCTAACGATGCGATGCCTGAACAGGACCCGGTGTTTAAACTGGCGGGAGTTGCCCCGGATTATGCGGCGCGTCTGGATTTCAGTAATCAACTCTCTCCAGCAGCTATGCATAAAATAAAGGTTCGTCAGGAACTTGCTGAGAAGGAGAAAGCAGTATGA
- a CDS encoding phage polarity suppression protein — translation MTARGTPDQVLTSFRNARILWARHSESRKAVEQQITSLLAATEKPADYARQLEFLRERLDVLKWQINCAARECIYSQHLLMETCTEAALSNFMQANGAALTSALAPFLKGRGGVDVASRILRSALVRQLAITPPEIAGDYREILDESGLMPDPSMIRDCQGSYTPAQHLRFQQRLNDINDIQE, via the coding sequence ATGACGGCCCGAGGCACACCTGACCAGGTACTTACCAGTTTTCGGAATGCCCGTATTCTGTGGGCCAGACATAGTGAGAGCCGAAAAGCCGTTGAACAACAGATAACATCTCTCCTCGCTGCCACAGAAAAACCAGCAGATTATGCCCGACAGCTCGAATTCCTGCGGGAACGTCTGGATGTGCTGAAATGGCAAATTAACTGTGCTGCGCGCGAATGCATTTACTCGCAGCATTTACTGATGGAGACCTGCACAGAAGCCGCTCTCAGCAATTTTATGCAGGCGAATGGGGCAGCCCTGACATCTGCACTGGCTCCGTTCCTGAAGGGGCGCGGAGGGGTTGACGTTGCGTCCCGTATATTACGCAGTGCTCTGGTTCGCCAGCTGGCAATAACACCGCCTGAAATTGCCGGGGATTATCGTGAGATCCTGGATGAATCCGGTTTGATGCCTGACCCCAGTATGATTCGTGATTGCCAGGGCTCTTACACTCCGGCACAACATCTGCGTTTTCAGCAACGCCTGAATGACATTAACGATATACAGGAGTGA
- a CDS encoding ogr/Delta-like zinc finger family protein, with product MALKCPECGTVAHARTAAYEAPSVKRSWYQCQNLECSCTFTALESVDKIIMKPRRNEQEPDKSQTLVKQQQTLNRYGSASKLSSRQQIPV from the coding sequence ATGGCACTTAAATGTCCGGAATGCGGTACAGTTGCACACGCCAGAACAGCAGCCTATGAAGCTCCGTCAGTTAAACGCTCGTGGTATCAGTGCCAGAATCTGGAATGTTCCTGCACATTTACGGCACTGGAGAGTGTGGATAAGATAATCATGAAACCCCGGCGCAATGAACAGGAACCAGACAAATCACAAACCCTGGTAAAACAACAGCAAACGCTCAATCGCTATGGCTCCGCGTCAAAACTGTCAAGCCGTCAGCAGATTCCTGTCTGA